In Eubalaena glacialis isolate mEubGla1 chromosome 3, mEubGla1.1.hap2.+ XY, whole genome shotgun sequence, the following are encoded in one genomic region:
- the MFSD2A gene encoding sodium-dependent lysophosphatidylcholine symporter 1 isoform X6, with protein sequence MAKGEGAESGSAAGLLPTGILQAGERPVQVKIYLLDVAQVDPFSASIILFVGRAWDAITDPLVGFCISKSPWTRLGRLMPWIIFSTPLAIIAYFLIWFVPDFQQGQTLWYLLFYCLFETLVTCFHVPYSALTMFISTEQSERDSATAYRMTVEVLGTVLGTAIQGQIVGQAHTPCVQDANASTVALEGVNRTQSATSLRETQNAYLLAAGVIASIYVICAVILTLGVREQREPYETQQAKPMAFFRGIRLVMSHGPYIKLIAGFLFTSLAFMLVEGNFALFCTYTLGFRNEFQNLLLAIMFSATVTIPIWQWFLTRFGKKMAVYIGISSAVPFLILVALMESNLIVTYVVAVAAGISVAAAFLLPWSMLPDVIDDFHLKQPHIHGTEPIFFSFYVFFTKFASGVSLGISTLSLDFTGYQTRGCSQPAPVKFTLKMLVTMAPIVLILIGLLLFKLYPIDEEKRRQNKKALQALREEASSSGCSDTDSTELARIL encoded by the exons ATGGCCAAAGGAGAGGGCGCCGAGAGCGGCTCCGCCGCGGGGCTGCTGCCCACCGGCATCCTCCAAGCCGGTGAACGCCCGGTCCAGGTGAAG ATCTACCTGTTGGATGTAGCTCAG GTGGATCctttctctgcttccatcatcctATTTGTGGGCCGAGCTTGGGATGCCATCACAGACCCCCTGGTGGGCTTCTGCATTAGCAAATCCCCCTGGACCCGCCTGGGCCGCCTCATGCCCTG GATCATCTTCTCCACACCCCTGGCCATCATCGCCTACTTCCTCATCTGGTTTGTGCCTGACTTCCAACAGGGCCAGACCCTGTGGTACTTGCTTTTCTACTGCCTCTTTGAGACGCTGGTCACG TGTTTCCACGTTCCCTACTCAGCTCTCACCATGTTCATCAGCACGGAGCAAAGTGAGAGGGATTCTGCCACTGCGTATC GGATGACCGTGGAGGTATTAggtacagtgctgggcacagcaATCCAGGGGCAGATTGTGGGCCAAGCACATACACCTTGTGTCCAGGACGCCAATGCTTCTACAGTAGCCTTGGAAGGTGTCAATCGCACGCAGAGCGCCACCTCGCTCAGAGAAACG CAAAACGCATACCTGTTGGCGGCAGGCGTCATTGCCTCCATCTATGTCATCTGTGCTGTCATCCTGACCCTGGGCGTGCGGGAGCAGAGAG AACCCTACGAGACTCAGCAGGCCAAGCCGATGGCCTTCTTTCGGGGCATCCGGCTGGTCATGAGCCATGGCCCGTACATCAAGCTTATTGCCGGCTTCCTCTTCACCTCCTTGGCTTTCATG CTGGTGGAGGGGAACTTCGCTCTGTTTTGCACCTACACCTTGGGTTTTCGCAACGAATTCCAGAATCTGCTCCTGGCCATCATG TTCTCGGCCACAGTCACCATCCCCATCTGGCAGTGGTTCCTAACCCGGTTTGGCAAGAAGATGGCTGTGTACATTGGGATCTCA TCAGCAGTGCCATTTCTCATCTTGGTGGCCCTCATGGAGAGTAACCTGATTGTCACATATGTGGTAGCTGTGGCAGCTGGCATCAGTGTAGCAGCTGCCTTCTTACTACCCTG GTCCATGCTGCCTGACGTCATTGATGACTTCCACTTGAAGCAGCCCCATATCCATGGGACCGAGcccatcttcttctccttctaCGTCTTCTTCACCAAGTTTGCCTCCGGAGTCTCCCTGGGCATCTCCACCCTCAGTCTGGA CTTTACTGGGTACCAGACCCGTGGCTGCTCCCAGCCAGCACCTGTCAAGTTCACACTGAAGATGCTGGTGACCATGGCTCCCATAGTCCTCATCCTCATAGGCCTGCTGCTCTTTAAGCTGTACCCCATTGACGAGGAGAAGCGGCGGCAGAACAAGAAGGCCCTGCAGGCTCTGAG GGAAGAGGCCAGCAGCTCGGGCTGCTCTGATACAGACTCTACAGAACTAGCCAGAATCCTCTAG
- the MFSD2A gene encoding sodium-dependent lysophosphatidylcholine symporter 1 isoform X3, which yields MAKGEGAESGSAAGLLPTGILQAGERPVQVKESKKKNQLSICNKLCYAVGGAPYQVTGCALGFFLQIYLLDVAQVDPFSASIILFVGRAWDAITDPLVGFCISKSPWTRLGRLMPWIIFSTPLAIIAYFLIWFVPDFQQGQTLWYLLFYCLFETLVTCFHVPYSALTMFISTEQSERDSATAYRMTVEVLGTVLGTAIQGQIVGQAHTPCVQDANASTVALEGVNRTQSATSLRETQNAYLLAAGVIASIYVICAVILTLGVREQREPYETQQAKPMAFFRGIRLVMSHGPYIKLIAGFLFTSLAFMLVEGNFALFCTYTLGFRNEFQNLLLAIMFSATVTIPIWQWFLTRFGKKMAVYIGISSAVPFLILVALMESNLIVTYVVAVAAGISVAAAFLLPWSMLPDVIDDFHLKQPHIHGTEPIFFSFYVFFTKFASGVSLGISTLSLDFTGYQTRGCSQPAPVKFTLKMLVTMAPIVLILIGLLLFKLYPIDEEKRRQNKKALQALREEASSSGCSDTDSTELARIL from the exons ATGGCCAAAGGAGAGGGCGCCGAGAGCGGCTCCGCCGCGGGGCTGCTGCCCACCGGCATCCTCCAAGCCGGTGAACGCCCGGTCCAGGTGAAG gaatcaaagaagaaaaaccagTTGTCCATTTGCAACAAACTTTGCTATGCAGTTGGGGGGGCCCCCTACCAGGTGACGGGTTGTGCCCTGGGGTTCTTCCTGCAGATCTACCTGTTGGATGTAGCTCAG GTGGATCctttctctgcttccatcatcctATTTGTGGGCCGAGCTTGGGATGCCATCACAGACCCCCTGGTGGGCTTCTGCATTAGCAAATCCCCCTGGACCCGCCTGGGCCGCCTCATGCCCTG GATCATCTTCTCCACACCCCTGGCCATCATCGCCTACTTCCTCATCTGGTTTGTGCCTGACTTCCAACAGGGCCAGACCCTGTGGTACTTGCTTTTCTACTGCCTCTTTGAGACGCTGGTCACG TGTTTCCACGTTCCCTACTCAGCTCTCACCATGTTCATCAGCACGGAGCAAAGTGAGAGGGATTCTGCCACTGCGTATC GGATGACCGTGGAGGTATTAggtacagtgctgggcacagcaATCCAGGGGCAGATTGTGGGCCAAGCACATACACCTTGTGTCCAGGACGCCAATGCTTCTACAGTAGCCTTGGAAGGTGTCAATCGCACGCAGAGCGCCACCTCGCTCAGAGAAACG CAAAACGCATACCTGTTGGCGGCAGGCGTCATTGCCTCCATCTATGTCATCTGTGCTGTCATCCTGACCCTGGGCGTGCGGGAGCAGAGAG AACCCTACGAGACTCAGCAGGCCAAGCCGATGGCCTTCTTTCGGGGCATCCGGCTGGTCATGAGCCATGGCCCGTACATCAAGCTTATTGCCGGCTTCCTCTTCACCTCCTTGGCTTTCATG CTGGTGGAGGGGAACTTCGCTCTGTTTTGCACCTACACCTTGGGTTTTCGCAACGAATTCCAGAATCTGCTCCTGGCCATCATG TTCTCGGCCACAGTCACCATCCCCATCTGGCAGTGGTTCCTAACCCGGTTTGGCAAGAAGATGGCTGTGTACATTGGGATCTCA TCAGCAGTGCCATTTCTCATCTTGGTGGCCCTCATGGAGAGTAACCTGATTGTCACATATGTGGTAGCTGTGGCAGCTGGCATCAGTGTAGCAGCTGCCTTCTTACTACCCTG GTCCATGCTGCCTGACGTCATTGATGACTTCCACTTGAAGCAGCCCCATATCCATGGGACCGAGcccatcttcttctccttctaCGTCTTCTTCACCAAGTTTGCCTCCGGAGTCTCCCTGGGCATCTCCACCCTCAGTCTGGA CTTTACTGGGTACCAGACCCGTGGCTGCTCCCAGCCAGCACCTGTCAAGTTCACACTGAAGATGCTGGTGACCATGGCTCCCATAGTCCTCATCCTCATAGGCCTGCTGCTCTTTAAGCTGTACCCCATTGACGAGGAGAAGCGGCGGCAGAACAAGAAGGCCCTGCAGGCTCTGAG GGAAGAGGCCAGCAGCTCGGGCTGCTCTGATACAGACTCTACAGAACTAGCCAGAATCCTCTAG
- the MFSD2A gene encoding sodium-dependent lysophosphatidylcholine symporter 1 isoform X5 — translation MAKGEGAESGSAAGLLPTGILQAGERPVQVKKESKKKNQLSICNKLCYAVGGAPYQVTGCALGFFLQIYLLDVAQVDPFSASIILFVGRAWDAITDPLVGFCISKSPWTRLGRLMPWIIFSTPLAIIAYFLIWFVPDFQQGQTLWYLLFYCLFETLVTCFHVPYSALTMFISTEQSERDSATAYRMTVEVLGTVLGTAIQGQIVGQAHTPCVQDANASTVALEGVNRTQSATSLRETQNAYLLAAGVIASIYVICAVILTLGVREQREPYETQQAKPMAFFRGIRLVMSHGPYIKLIAGFLFTSLAFMLVEGNFALFCTYTLGFRNEFQNLLLAIMSAVPFLILVALMESNLIVTYVVAVAAGISVAAAFLLPWSMLPDVIDDFHLKQPHIHGTEPIFFSFYVFFTKFASGVSLGISTLSLDFTGYQTRGCSQPAPVKFTLKMLVTMAPIVLILIGLLLFKLYPIDEEKRRQNKKALQALREEASSSGCSDTDSTELARIL, via the exons ATGGCCAAAGGAGAGGGCGCCGAGAGCGGCTCCGCCGCGGGGCTGCTGCCCACCGGCATCCTCCAAGCCGGTGAACGCCCGGTCCAGGTGAAG aaggaatcaaagaagaaaaaccagTTGTCCATTTGCAACAAACTTTGCTATGCAGTTGGGGGGGCCCCCTACCAGGTGACGGGTTGTGCCCTGGGGTTCTTCCTGCAGATCTACCTGTTGGATGTAGCTCAG GTGGATCctttctctgcttccatcatcctATTTGTGGGCCGAGCTTGGGATGCCATCACAGACCCCCTGGTGGGCTTCTGCATTAGCAAATCCCCCTGGACCCGCCTGGGCCGCCTCATGCCCTG GATCATCTTCTCCACACCCCTGGCCATCATCGCCTACTTCCTCATCTGGTTTGTGCCTGACTTCCAACAGGGCCAGACCCTGTGGTACTTGCTTTTCTACTGCCTCTTTGAGACGCTGGTCACG TGTTTCCACGTTCCCTACTCAGCTCTCACCATGTTCATCAGCACGGAGCAAAGTGAGAGGGATTCTGCCACTGCGTATC GGATGACCGTGGAGGTATTAggtacagtgctgggcacagcaATCCAGGGGCAGATTGTGGGCCAAGCACATACACCTTGTGTCCAGGACGCCAATGCTTCTACAGTAGCCTTGGAAGGTGTCAATCGCACGCAGAGCGCCACCTCGCTCAGAGAAACG CAAAACGCATACCTGTTGGCGGCAGGCGTCATTGCCTCCATCTATGTCATCTGTGCTGTCATCCTGACCCTGGGCGTGCGGGAGCAGAGAG AACCCTACGAGACTCAGCAGGCCAAGCCGATGGCCTTCTTTCGGGGCATCCGGCTGGTCATGAGCCATGGCCCGTACATCAAGCTTATTGCCGGCTTCCTCTTCACCTCCTTGGCTTTCATG CTGGTGGAGGGGAACTTCGCTCTGTTTTGCACCTACACCTTGGGTTTTCGCAACGAATTCCAGAATCTGCTCCTGGCCATCATG TCAGCAGTGCCATTTCTCATCTTGGTGGCCCTCATGGAGAGTAACCTGATTGTCACATATGTGGTAGCTGTGGCAGCTGGCATCAGTGTAGCAGCTGCCTTCTTACTACCCTG GTCCATGCTGCCTGACGTCATTGATGACTTCCACTTGAAGCAGCCCCATATCCATGGGACCGAGcccatcttcttctccttctaCGTCTTCTTCACCAAGTTTGCCTCCGGAGTCTCCCTGGGCATCTCCACCCTCAGTCTGGA CTTTACTGGGTACCAGACCCGTGGCTGCTCCCAGCCAGCACCTGTCAAGTTCACACTGAAGATGCTGGTGACCATGGCTCCCATAGTCCTCATCCTCATAGGCCTGCTGCTCTTTAAGCTGTACCCCATTGACGAGGAGAAGCGGCGGCAGAACAAGAAGGCCCTGCAGGCTCTGAG GGAAGAGGCCAGCAGCTCGGGCTGCTCTGATACAGACTCTACAGAACTAGCCAGAATCCTCTAG
- the MFSD2A gene encoding sodium-dependent lysophosphatidylcholine symporter 1 isoform X2 gives MAKGEGAESGSAAGLLPTGILQAGERPVQVKKESKKKNQLSICNKLCYAVGGAPYQVTGCALGFFLQIYLLDVAQVDPFSASIILFVGRAWDAITDPLVGFCISKSPWTRLGRLMPWIIFSTPLAIIAYFLIWFVPDFQQGQTLWYLLFYCLFETLVTCFHVPYSALTMFISTEQSERDSATAYRMTVEVLGTVLGTAIQGQIVGQAHTPCVQDANASTVALEGVNRTQSATSLRETQNAYLLAAGVIASIYVICAVILTLGVREQREPYETQQAKPMAFFRGIRLVMSHGPYIKLIAGFLFTSLAFMLVEGNFALFCTYTLGFRNEFQNLLLAIMFSATVTIPIWQWFLTRFGKKMAVYIGISSAVPFLILVALMESNLIVTYVVAVAAGISVAAAFLLPWSMLPDVIDDFHLKQPHIHGTEPIFFSFYVFFTKFASGVSLGISTLSLDFTGYQTRGCSQPAPVKFTLKMLVTMAPIVLILIGLLLFKLYPIDEEKRRQNKKALQALREEASSSGCSDTDSTELARIL, from the exons ATGGCCAAAGGAGAGGGCGCCGAGAGCGGCTCCGCCGCGGGGCTGCTGCCCACCGGCATCCTCCAAGCCGGTGAACGCCCGGTCCAGGTGAAG aaggaatcaaagaagaaaaaccagTTGTCCATTTGCAACAAACTTTGCTATGCAGTTGGGGGGGCCCCCTACCAGGTGACGGGTTGTGCCCTGGGGTTCTTCCTGCAGATCTACCTGTTGGATGTAGCTCAG GTGGATCctttctctgcttccatcatcctATTTGTGGGCCGAGCTTGGGATGCCATCACAGACCCCCTGGTGGGCTTCTGCATTAGCAAATCCCCCTGGACCCGCCTGGGCCGCCTCATGCCCTG GATCATCTTCTCCACACCCCTGGCCATCATCGCCTACTTCCTCATCTGGTTTGTGCCTGACTTCCAACAGGGCCAGACCCTGTGGTACTTGCTTTTCTACTGCCTCTTTGAGACGCTGGTCACG TGTTTCCACGTTCCCTACTCAGCTCTCACCATGTTCATCAGCACGGAGCAAAGTGAGAGGGATTCTGCCACTGCGTATC GGATGACCGTGGAGGTATTAggtacagtgctgggcacagcaATCCAGGGGCAGATTGTGGGCCAAGCACATACACCTTGTGTCCAGGACGCCAATGCTTCTACAGTAGCCTTGGAAGGTGTCAATCGCACGCAGAGCGCCACCTCGCTCAGAGAAACG CAAAACGCATACCTGTTGGCGGCAGGCGTCATTGCCTCCATCTATGTCATCTGTGCTGTCATCCTGACCCTGGGCGTGCGGGAGCAGAGAG AACCCTACGAGACTCAGCAGGCCAAGCCGATGGCCTTCTTTCGGGGCATCCGGCTGGTCATGAGCCATGGCCCGTACATCAAGCTTATTGCCGGCTTCCTCTTCACCTCCTTGGCTTTCATG CTGGTGGAGGGGAACTTCGCTCTGTTTTGCACCTACACCTTGGGTTTTCGCAACGAATTCCAGAATCTGCTCCTGGCCATCATG TTCTCGGCCACAGTCACCATCCCCATCTGGCAGTGGTTCCTAACCCGGTTTGGCAAGAAGATGGCTGTGTACATTGGGATCTCA TCAGCAGTGCCATTTCTCATCTTGGTGGCCCTCATGGAGAGTAACCTGATTGTCACATATGTGGTAGCTGTGGCAGCTGGCATCAGTGTAGCAGCTGCCTTCTTACTACCCTG GTCCATGCTGCCTGACGTCATTGATGACTTCCACTTGAAGCAGCCCCATATCCATGGGACCGAGcccatcttcttctccttctaCGTCTTCTTCACCAAGTTTGCCTCCGGAGTCTCCCTGGGCATCTCCACCCTCAGTCTGGA CTTTACTGGGTACCAGACCCGTGGCTGCTCCCAGCCAGCACCTGTCAAGTTCACACTGAAGATGCTGGTGACCATGGCTCCCATAGTCCTCATCCTCATAGGCCTGCTGCTCTTTAAGCTGTACCCCATTGACGAGGAGAAGCGGCGGCAGAACAAGAAGGCCCTGCAGGCTCTGAG GGAAGAGGCCAGCAGCTCGGGCTGCTCTGATACAGACTCTACAGAACTAGCCAGAATCCTCTAG
- the MFSD2A gene encoding sodium-dependent lysophosphatidylcholine symporter 1 isoform X1, which yields MAKGEGAESGSAAGLLPTGILQAGERPVQVKKESKKKNQLSICNKLCYAVGGAPYQVTGCALGFFLQIYLLDVAQVSEESSFACSPSQVDPFSASIILFVGRAWDAITDPLVGFCISKSPWTRLGRLMPWIIFSTPLAIIAYFLIWFVPDFQQGQTLWYLLFYCLFETLVTCFHVPYSALTMFISTEQSERDSATAYRMTVEVLGTVLGTAIQGQIVGQAHTPCVQDANASTVALEGVNRTQSATSLRETQNAYLLAAGVIASIYVICAVILTLGVREQREPYETQQAKPMAFFRGIRLVMSHGPYIKLIAGFLFTSLAFMLVEGNFALFCTYTLGFRNEFQNLLLAIMFSATVTIPIWQWFLTRFGKKMAVYIGISSAVPFLILVALMESNLIVTYVVAVAAGISVAAAFLLPWSMLPDVIDDFHLKQPHIHGTEPIFFSFYVFFTKFASGVSLGISTLSLDFTGYQTRGCSQPAPVKFTLKMLVTMAPIVLILIGLLLFKLYPIDEEKRRQNKKALQALREEASSSGCSDTDSTELARIL from the exons ATGGCCAAAGGAGAGGGCGCCGAGAGCGGCTCCGCCGCGGGGCTGCTGCCCACCGGCATCCTCCAAGCCGGTGAACGCCCGGTCCAGGTGAAG aaggaatcaaagaagaaaaaccagTTGTCCATTTGCAACAAACTTTGCTATGCAGTTGGGGGGGCCCCCTACCAGGTGACGGGTTGTGCCCTGGGGTTCTTCCTGCAGATCTACCTGTTGGATGTAGCTCAGGTGAGTGA GGAGTCATCTTTTGCCTGTTCCCCATCCCAGGTGGATCctttctctgcttccatcatcctATTTGTGGGCCGAGCTTGGGATGCCATCACAGACCCCCTGGTGGGCTTCTGCATTAGCAAATCCCCCTGGACCCGCCTGGGCCGCCTCATGCCCTG GATCATCTTCTCCACACCCCTGGCCATCATCGCCTACTTCCTCATCTGGTTTGTGCCTGACTTCCAACAGGGCCAGACCCTGTGGTACTTGCTTTTCTACTGCCTCTTTGAGACGCTGGTCACG TGTTTCCACGTTCCCTACTCAGCTCTCACCATGTTCATCAGCACGGAGCAAAGTGAGAGGGATTCTGCCACTGCGTATC GGATGACCGTGGAGGTATTAggtacagtgctgggcacagcaATCCAGGGGCAGATTGTGGGCCAAGCACATACACCTTGTGTCCAGGACGCCAATGCTTCTACAGTAGCCTTGGAAGGTGTCAATCGCACGCAGAGCGCCACCTCGCTCAGAGAAACG CAAAACGCATACCTGTTGGCGGCAGGCGTCATTGCCTCCATCTATGTCATCTGTGCTGTCATCCTGACCCTGGGCGTGCGGGAGCAGAGAG AACCCTACGAGACTCAGCAGGCCAAGCCGATGGCCTTCTTTCGGGGCATCCGGCTGGTCATGAGCCATGGCCCGTACATCAAGCTTATTGCCGGCTTCCTCTTCACCTCCTTGGCTTTCATG CTGGTGGAGGGGAACTTCGCTCTGTTTTGCACCTACACCTTGGGTTTTCGCAACGAATTCCAGAATCTGCTCCTGGCCATCATG TTCTCGGCCACAGTCACCATCCCCATCTGGCAGTGGTTCCTAACCCGGTTTGGCAAGAAGATGGCTGTGTACATTGGGATCTCA TCAGCAGTGCCATTTCTCATCTTGGTGGCCCTCATGGAGAGTAACCTGATTGTCACATATGTGGTAGCTGTGGCAGCTGGCATCAGTGTAGCAGCTGCCTTCTTACTACCCTG GTCCATGCTGCCTGACGTCATTGATGACTTCCACTTGAAGCAGCCCCATATCCATGGGACCGAGcccatcttcttctccttctaCGTCTTCTTCACCAAGTTTGCCTCCGGAGTCTCCCTGGGCATCTCCACCCTCAGTCTGGA CTTTACTGGGTACCAGACCCGTGGCTGCTCCCAGCCAGCACCTGTCAAGTTCACACTGAAGATGCTGGTGACCATGGCTCCCATAGTCCTCATCCTCATAGGCCTGCTGCTCTTTAAGCTGTACCCCATTGACGAGGAGAAGCGGCGGCAGAACAAGAAGGCCCTGCAGGCTCTGAG GGAAGAGGCCAGCAGCTCGGGCTGCTCTGATACAGACTCTACAGAACTAGCCAGAATCCTCTAG
- the MFSD2A gene encoding sodium-dependent lysophosphatidylcholine symporter 1 isoform X4 — MAKGEGAESGSAAGLLPTGILQAGERPVQKESKKKNQLSICNKLCYAVGGAPYQVTGCALGFFLQIYLLDVAQVDPFSASIILFVGRAWDAITDPLVGFCISKSPWTRLGRLMPWIIFSTPLAIIAYFLIWFVPDFQQGQTLWYLLFYCLFETLVTCFHVPYSALTMFISTEQSERDSATAYRMTVEVLGTVLGTAIQGQIVGQAHTPCVQDANASTVALEGVNRTQSATSLRETQNAYLLAAGVIASIYVICAVILTLGVREQREPYETQQAKPMAFFRGIRLVMSHGPYIKLIAGFLFTSLAFMLVEGNFALFCTYTLGFRNEFQNLLLAIMFSATVTIPIWQWFLTRFGKKMAVYIGISSAVPFLILVALMESNLIVTYVVAVAAGISVAAAFLLPWSMLPDVIDDFHLKQPHIHGTEPIFFSFYVFFTKFASGVSLGISTLSLDFTGYQTRGCSQPAPVKFTLKMLVTMAPIVLILIGLLLFKLYPIDEEKRRQNKKALQALREEASSSGCSDTDSTELARIL, encoded by the exons ATGGCCAAAGGAGAGGGCGCCGAGAGCGGCTCCGCCGCGGGGCTGCTGCCCACCGGCATCCTCCAAGCCGGTGAACGCCCGGTCCAG aaggaatcaaagaagaaaaaccagTTGTCCATTTGCAACAAACTTTGCTATGCAGTTGGGGGGGCCCCCTACCAGGTGACGGGTTGTGCCCTGGGGTTCTTCCTGCAGATCTACCTGTTGGATGTAGCTCAG GTGGATCctttctctgcttccatcatcctATTTGTGGGCCGAGCTTGGGATGCCATCACAGACCCCCTGGTGGGCTTCTGCATTAGCAAATCCCCCTGGACCCGCCTGGGCCGCCTCATGCCCTG GATCATCTTCTCCACACCCCTGGCCATCATCGCCTACTTCCTCATCTGGTTTGTGCCTGACTTCCAACAGGGCCAGACCCTGTGGTACTTGCTTTTCTACTGCCTCTTTGAGACGCTGGTCACG TGTTTCCACGTTCCCTACTCAGCTCTCACCATGTTCATCAGCACGGAGCAAAGTGAGAGGGATTCTGCCACTGCGTATC GGATGACCGTGGAGGTATTAggtacagtgctgggcacagcaATCCAGGGGCAGATTGTGGGCCAAGCACATACACCTTGTGTCCAGGACGCCAATGCTTCTACAGTAGCCTTGGAAGGTGTCAATCGCACGCAGAGCGCCACCTCGCTCAGAGAAACG CAAAACGCATACCTGTTGGCGGCAGGCGTCATTGCCTCCATCTATGTCATCTGTGCTGTCATCCTGACCCTGGGCGTGCGGGAGCAGAGAG AACCCTACGAGACTCAGCAGGCCAAGCCGATGGCCTTCTTTCGGGGCATCCGGCTGGTCATGAGCCATGGCCCGTACATCAAGCTTATTGCCGGCTTCCTCTTCACCTCCTTGGCTTTCATG CTGGTGGAGGGGAACTTCGCTCTGTTTTGCACCTACACCTTGGGTTTTCGCAACGAATTCCAGAATCTGCTCCTGGCCATCATG TTCTCGGCCACAGTCACCATCCCCATCTGGCAGTGGTTCCTAACCCGGTTTGGCAAGAAGATGGCTGTGTACATTGGGATCTCA TCAGCAGTGCCATTTCTCATCTTGGTGGCCCTCATGGAGAGTAACCTGATTGTCACATATGTGGTAGCTGTGGCAGCTGGCATCAGTGTAGCAGCTGCCTTCTTACTACCCTG GTCCATGCTGCCTGACGTCATTGATGACTTCCACTTGAAGCAGCCCCATATCCATGGGACCGAGcccatcttcttctccttctaCGTCTTCTTCACCAAGTTTGCCTCCGGAGTCTCCCTGGGCATCTCCACCCTCAGTCTGGA CTTTACTGGGTACCAGACCCGTGGCTGCTCCCAGCCAGCACCTGTCAAGTTCACACTGAAGATGCTGGTGACCATGGCTCCCATAGTCCTCATCCTCATAGGCCTGCTGCTCTTTAAGCTGTACCCCATTGACGAGGAGAAGCGGCGGCAGAACAAGAAGGCCCTGCAGGCTCTGAG GGAAGAGGCCAGCAGCTCGGGCTGCTCTGATACAGACTCTACAGAACTAGCCAGAATCCTCTAG